In the Ipomoea triloba cultivar NCNSP0323 chromosome 6, ASM357664v1 genome, one interval contains:
- the LOC116022907 gene encoding uncharacterized protein LOC116022907 codes for MATEGGKPETQTSAAAVNTVTASCRKKKSESATFLEDVRDHIDEFINASMDEHKTCFKKTIQKMFGMSKVVAERNAEVKEVESKLPLRTVISE; via the exons ATGGCTACTGAAGGAGGTAAACCTGAGACACAAACCTCAGCTGCAGCTGTTAATACGGTGACGGCTTCATGCCGGAAGAAGAAGTCTGAAAGTGCCACTTTTTTAGAGGATGTGAGAGATCATATTGACGAGTTCATCAATGCTTCAATGGATGAACATAAAACCTGCTTcaagaaaactatccagaag ATGTTTGGAATGTCTAAAGTTGTTGCTGAAAGAAATGCAGAAGTGAAGGAGGTCGAAAGCAAACTTCCACTCCGAACAGTCATATCTGAATAG